GACCTGCGGATCGGGCAGGACCACGCCGACACCGATGCCCGGCACGGGCGCGGCGTTGACGGCGGCGGCGGGCATCGCCGGGATGCCGCCGATCTGTCGATGCACGTATGCGGGGGCGCGGATGATCAGCGAGCGGTCGAAGTAAGTGATCGAGCAGACGTTGCCGCCGTTGGCGCGCCACAGGTCCGGCTCGATGGTGTCACGGATGATGCGGGCCAGTTCCTCGCCCTTTTCCTTGGCGGTCTGATCCTTGCCCTTGTCATTGGACGTATCGCCGAACAGGTCGCCGCTGCCGGACCCGCCGCCCTTCGAGCCGCCGCTGCTGTTGGTGATGGCGGTCAGGTCGAAGTCGGGGGCGTTGTCGAACTGCGGGACGACATGGAGCAGGTCGCCGATGGGATAGGTAATCACGGTCGTGCGGAGGTTGGCCTGATTCTTGGTGAGGATTTCGACGTACCAGGGCGTCGGCTCCCAGAGCAGATTGTTGTCGACGGCGATCTGCTTGACGAGCATGTCCAGGGCGCGGGCGACGGTAATGTCGGCGCCGACGGGCAGGGTCACGTTCTGCTTCTCGTCGATGCCCTCCTCGCCGAGTTTCTCCCAGTTGATGACCAGCGGGAGCCCGCTGACGGTGGCGAGCCAGTCGAAGGCCTGCCGGGCGGACATCTCGCCGAACGGGGCCTTGGCGATCCCGGCGTTGAGCGAGGAGCCGACGCGCTGATTGGCGGCCATCTGCTGCACCGCCCCGTCGATCGCCTGCTGGCGGCGAATCTCGGCGATGCGCTGCTGCACATTCTGAGCGGACGCGAGGCCGGTCAGACACAGGACGCACACGATGGAAGTGACCCGGGGGCGAAGCATGTGGTGATTCCCTTGCGGTGAGATGCGATTGACTCACGTTACGGGCGTCGACACGACGTTTCTACCCAGACAGACGAATGAGGGATGCGTTGGTTCAGTGATTTGCAAAAAATAAGCGGCGGGATGGAAGTCCCGCCGCCTTGAAAAACGTTTGAAACAAGGTGTTTTTGCCTGCCCCCTCTCCCTCCGGGAGAGGGTTGGGGTGAGGGTGGCCACGAATGAAGGCGCGCTGCGTATCGAATCAAGTCCGTGATCGGACGCACCCTCACCCGGCCTTGGGCCGACCTCTGCCGGAGGGAGAGGTGAAGGCGCTTATTTGACGCCGACCTGATAGCGGGTGAACGCCTTGACCTTGGCCTTGCCGAGGACTTCTGCGACCTTGGTCTTGCCGGTCATGTCCTTGACGAACGCCTGGCCGACGAGGGTGTTTTCATCGACCCATTTGCGGAGCTTGCCGCCGGACATTTTCTCGGCGATGTCGGCGGGCTTGCCGGAGGCCTTGGCCTCTTCGATGAACTCGGCCTTCTTGGCGGCGACGTCGGCGGCGGGCAGGCCGCTCTCGTCAATCGCCAGCGGAATCGGCAGCATCTGACCATCCGCCGCGGCGACATGCTGCGCCAGACCGGTCAGCGTCTCGGCGTCGACGTCGCCTTCGACGACGACGAGCGCGGCGACCTTGCGGTTGTGATGCAGGTACGCGCCGATCTTCTGAGCGGTATACTTGATGCCGCGCGCGAACGAGCAGTTTTCCTTCGTGGTCAGCCGCACTTCATCGACCGCCGCCACGATCGCATCATTGGTAGCGACCGCCCCGTCCGCACCGGCCAGCGCGATCTGCGCGACCTTGTCGGCGGCCCCGACGAACGAATCGTTGC
The nucleotide sequence above comes from Planctomycetota bacterium. Encoded proteins:
- the tsf gene encoding translation elongation factor Ts → MAISAKDVMSLRQRTGMGMMECKAALTEADGDVTAAIEILRAAAKGKMDERSDRAAAEGAIAIATDTGAAAMVELNSETDFTARNDSFVGAADKVAQIALAGADGAVATNDAIVAAVDEVRLTTKENCSFARGIKYTAQKIGAYLHHNRKVAALVVVEGDVDAETLTGLAQHVAAADGQMLPIPLAIDESGLPAADVAAKKAEFIEEAKASGKPADIAEKMSGGKLRKWVDENTLVGQAFVKDMTGKTKVAEVLGKAKVKAFTRYQVGVK